One window of Populus nigra chromosome 5, ddPopNigr1.1, whole genome shotgun sequence genomic DNA carries:
- the LOC133694716 gene encoding endochitinase A1-like: protein MEKSEPSLVPEWLKSTGTVSGAGSLAHHFASSSSHSDVPSLANHTRNRSSKSINDFDSPRPGFLDRTSSSNSRRSFSNGSAKHPYSSFSRSHRDKDRERDKERSSFMDNWDRDSSDPLGGLLTNRIQKDTLRRSSSMVSRKHVELMPRRAASDLKNGSGNTHTNGNGLISGGSFGSSSQKAVFEKDFPSLGSEDRQGVPDIARVSSPGLSSSVQSLPVGSSALIGGEGWTSALAEVPAIIANSSTSSSSAAQTVVASSSGTSSGLAGLNMAETLTQAPSRTRTAPQLSVQTQRLEELAIKQSRQLIPVTPSMPKNLVPSSSDKSKPKTGIRPAEMNTAAKSLHQQSSSLHLANQSSVGVNVKSDAPKTSHGKLFVLKPVWENGVSPSPKDVASPTNTSSRTANSQLAAPSVPSAPVRSPNNPKLSLGERKPTSLNLNSGFGGEKRAQSRNDFFNDLKKKTAMNTSSVAYSASVVLSPTSENSCEVNKEAVSAPTSPHAIQNGAELTSNGGSLEEVQRFSEEEEAKFLRSLGWEENSGEDEGLTEEEINAFIQEYVTKKPSLKVCRGMELKLNECHAASLGGSSLASSSSDSGSDA from the exons ATGGAAAAAAGTGAACCCTCTTTAGTACCAGAATGGCTGAAAAGTACAGGCACTGTCTCTGGGGCTGGCAGTTTAGCCCACCACTTCGCATCATCTTCTTCTCACTCAG ATGTCCCTTCATTGGCAAATCACACGAGAAATAGGAGCTCTAAGAGCATAAATGATTTTGATTCCCCTCGCCCTGGTTTTCTGGACCGGACATCTTCATCTAATTCACGAAGAAGTTTTAGCAATGGATCTGCAAAGCATCCTTACAGTAGTTTTAGTAGAAGCCACCGCGATAAAGATCGAGAAAGGGACAAAGAGAGGTCTAGCTTTATGGATAATTGGGACAGGGACTCTTCTGATCCCTTGGGAGGCTTATTAACCAACAGGATTCAGAAGGATACCTTGCGACGTTCCAGTTCAATGGTATCGAGGAAACATGTTGAGCTGATGCCTCGCAGAGCTGCATCGGACTTAAAAAATGGGAGTGGCAACACTCACACCAACGGCAATGGTTTGATTTCCGGGGGTAGTTTTGGTAGTAGCAGTCAGAAGGCAGTGTTTGAAAAGGATTTTCCTTCACTTGGAAGTGAAGATAGGCAAGGAGTGCCTGATATAGCAAGAGTTTCATCTCCTGGTTTAAGCTCGAGTGTTCAGAGCTTGCCTGTTGGCAGTTCTGCTTTGATCGGCGGGGAGGGATGGACATCAGCTCTGGCAGAGGTGCCGGCTATTATTGCAAACAGCAGTACAAGTTCTTCATCTGCTGCTCAGACTGTTGTTGCTTCTTCATCCGGGACTTCAAGTGGACTGGCTGGTCTCAATATGGCTGAAACATTGACTCAGGCTCCATCAAGAACTCGCACTGCACCACAG CTGTCCGTCCAGACACAAAGGCTTGAGGAATTGGCTATTAAGCAATCAAGGCAGTTAATACCTGTGACTCCCTCGATGCCTAAGAATTTG GTTCCCAGTTCTTCTGATAAATCAAAGCCTAAAACAGGAATCAGACCTGCTGAGATGAATACGGCTGCCAAGAGCTTACACCAGCAGTCTTCTTCATTGCACCTGGCTAATCAATCTTCTGTAGGGGTAAATGTCAAATCTGATGCTCCAAAGACATCTCATGGGAAGCTTTTTGTTCTCAAACCAGTATGGGAAAATGGTGTCTCCCCTTCTCCAAAGGATGTTGCTAGTCCGACAAATACTTCCAGCAGAACCGCGAATAGCCAACTTGCTGCTCCTTCAGTTCCATCTGCACCTGTGAGGAGTCCAAACAACCCAAAGCTTTCTCTAGGGGAGCGCAAGCCAACTAGCTTGAATTTAAATTCAGGATTTGGTGGGGAAAAGAGAGCCCAGAGCAGGAATGATTTCTTTAATGACCTGAAGAAGAAAACTGCTATGAACACTTCTTCGGTTGCATATTCAGCGTCTGTTGTTTTGTCTCCCACCAGTGAGAACTCTTGTGAAGTAAACAAGGAAGCTGTCAGTGCCCCGACAAGTCCTCATGCTATTCAGAATGGTGCTGAATTGACTAGCAATGGTGGGAGTTTAGAAGAGGTTCAAAGATTTTCCGAGGAAGAAGAGGCTAAGTTCCTTCGTTCTCTTGGGTGGGAGGAAAATTCAGGGGAGGATGAAGGACTCACAGAGGAAGAAATCAATGCCTTCATTCAGGAG TATGTTACAAAGAAGCCATCCCTGAAAGTGTGTCGTGGCATGGAACTAAAGCTGAATGAATGTCATGCTGCGAGTTTGGGTGGATCTTCCCTTGCATCCAGCTCTTCTGACTCTGGATCAGATGCTTAA
- the LOC133694333 gene encoding glucan endo-1,3-beta-glucosidase-like, which translates to YVAGSLPIGVCYGLNGNNLPPPSEVVGLYKRSGIEFIRLYEPRSDVLEALRGSGLAVALCPTNEDLANIAQRPDAADAWVNTNIAPYMSDVLFRWIILGNEVIPGPLANYVPAAIANTRNSLAAIGLANVTVTTAIPGNALEASYPPSAGAFSSDVTDVMIAVAGILASSDAPLMINVYPYFAYASNPSQVPVDYALFAATTPVVTDGSFLYYDLFDAMVDAFHAALEKIGYPGLRVAIGESGWPSAGNDPYTSIDNAMIYNRNLVNHVLTNGTPRRPGEIMETFLFAMFNENLKQGAVEQNFGFFYPNMNPVYPFW; encoded by the coding sequence TATGTTGCAGGTTCTCTCCCCATTGGTGTTTGCTATGGACTAAATGGGAATAACCTTCCACCTCCAAGTGAGGTGGTAGGTCTCTATAAGAGATCTGGAATCGAATTCATTAGACTTTACGAGCCGAGATCTGATGTGCTTGAAGCATTGAGAGGATCAGGACTTGCTGTTGCTTTATGTCCTACAAATGAAGACTTGGCAAACATTGCTCAAAGGCCTGATGCAGCCGACGCGTGGGTCAACACAAATATCGCCCCTTACATGAGTGATGTGCTATTTCGTTGGATTATATTAGGCAATGAAGTGATCCCAGGCCCGCTTGCCAATTACGTCCCCGCAGCAATAGCCAACACCCGCAATTCACTTGCAGCAATCGGGCTGGCTAATGTCACAGTGACGACTGCAATACCAGGAAATGCACTTGAGGCCTCCTACCCTCCATCGGCTGGCGCTTTCAGTAGCGATGTAACTGATGTTATGATAGCTGTTGCTGGCATCTTAGCCAGTTCTGATGCACCACTCATGATCAATGTGTATCCTTATTTTGCCTATGCCTCAAATCCATCACAAGTTCCCGTGGACTATGCCTTGTTTGCTGCAACCACTCCTGTGGTGACCGATGGGAGCTTCCTCTATTATGATCTCTTCGATGCCATGGTTGATGCGTTTCATGCTGCGTTGGAAAAAATTGGCTATCCTGGTTTAAGAGTTGCTATAGGGGAGAGTGGATGGCCAAGTGCTGGGAATGATCCTTACACAAGCATTGATAATGCAATGATTTACAATCGGAACCTAGTGAATCATGTGCTGACAAACGGGACTCCAAGGAGGCCAGGAGAAATCATGGAAACGTTCCTGTTCGCAATGTTCAATGAGAATTTGAAACAAGGCGCAGTTGAGCAAAACTTCGGCTTCTTTTATCCGAACATGAATCCAGTCTATCCGTTTTGGTGA